Genomic DNA from Prevotella intermedia ATCC 25611 = DSM 20706:
CTGTTGTGATTAGCTTTAAAATTAGTATCTTTGCATTGGTAAATACAACTCGAAGCCTACGCTCGCCACCGCACGGTGGGTTGTGATTAGCTTTAAAATTAGTATCTTTGCATTGGTAAATACAACCCTTGCCCACTGCATCGCATTGATGCCGTCGTTGTGATTAGCTTTAAAATTAGTATCTTTGCATTGGTAAATACAACGAACTCCAGTACAACAAACGCATCATAGCCGTTGTGATTAGCTTTAAAATTAGTATCTTTGCATTGGTAAATACAACCTCGGCAGTCATTTCAACTTTTACTTTGTCGTTGTGATTAGCTTTAAAATTAGTATCTTTGCATTGGTAAATACAACTTGATAAGTATAAAGACATGCCAAATGTGGGTTGTGATTAGCTTTAAAATTAGTATCTTTGCATTGGTAAATACAACTGCTGCGTCCTACTTGACTTGCATTTGTAGTTGTGATTAGCTTTAAAATTAGTATCTTTGCATTGGTAAATACAACATAATCACCAGATAAGCTTGTATCTACAGGGTTGTGATTAGCTTTAAAATTAGTATCTTTGCATTGGTAAATACAACATTTGAAGATTATAATATATCTGATGAAAAGTTGTGATTAGCTTTAAAATTAGTATCTTTGCATTGGTAAATACAACGTTCTAAATGAGAAATAAATGCGTTTAATTGTTGTGATTAGCTTTAAAATTAGTATCTTTGCATTGGTAAATACAACTATACCATTATCACAAACAATATTTAATATGTTGTGATTAGCTTTAAAATTAGTATCTTTGCATTGGTAAATACAACATCATTCATTTTCTTAAGTGTATCGATGGTGTTGTGATTAGCTTTAAAATTAGTATCTTTGCATTGGTAAATACAACCAATTTGTTTTCCAACACTCCACTATCCATGTTGTGATTAGCTTTAAAATTAGTATCTTTGCATTGGTAAATACAACGATATTAACGCAAGCGATTTCAACGATGACGTTGTGATTAGCTTTAAAATTAGTATCTTTGCATTGGTAAATACAACCCTTAGAGTCTACATAGGTACGAGCAAACCGTTGTGATTAGCTTTAAAATTAGTATCTTTGCATTGGTAAATACAACCATCAAAGTCAGCGTTTGGGAAGTCGAAACGTTGTGATTAGCTTTAAAATTAGTATCTTTGCATTGGTAAATACAACTTCAAAGGAGTGAGTTTCAAACGTTTAGCCGTTGTGATTAGCTTTAAAATTAGTATCTTTGCATTGGTAAATACAACTCTACATATATCTACTACATTAAACTATCTGTTGTGATTAGCTTTAAAATTAGTATCTTTGCATTGGTAAATACAACAATGGATAGCTAAATACATGGCATTCATTCGTTGTGATTAGCTTTAAAATTAGTATCTTTGCATTGGTAAATACAACACTCTGAAAAGAATAGACCTTTCAGAGGCTCGTTGTGATTAGCTTTAAAATTAGTATCTTTGCATTGGTAAATACAACTTCACCATAAATAAATTAAATATCCATATAGTTGTGATTAGCTTTAAAATTAGTATCTTTGCATTGGTAAATACAACAAGGCGGTCGAGCGACCGCTTGATGCGTGCGTTGTGATTAGCTTTAAAATTAGTATCTTTGCATTGGTAAATACAACAATAGAGAAATCACCAACCTTTAAGAAACTGTTGTGATTAGCTTTAAAATTAGTATCTTTGCATTGGTAAATACAACTTGATATCATTGGTATTTTTTTCATAATTTGTTGTGATTAGCTTTAAAATTAGTATCTTTGCATTGGTAAATACAACATAACACTCTGAAGCCTGATGAAAAGTAGGGTTGTGATTAGCTTTAAAATTAGTATCTTTGCATTGGTAAATACAACTCAAATAGCTTAAAGCAATGAACATCAGTGTTGTTACGAAAGCTTAGAGAGAAAGAAAAATGCAAGCAAAATAAAGTTCCACTCGTTAAGAATGGAACTTTATTGTTTCTAAAAGAAGGATTAAAAGAGTTCTAACTGTGCTCCAGGTGCATTTGGTTTTTGTGGTTTCTTACCATAGAATAGCTTTATTTCTTCAAATTGTTTGTCTGTAATGCCCATTATTCCAACTTTTCCGTATGCTGGAATAAAGGTGGAAACTCTTTTAATATGTACTTCCATATTTTCTTTACTACCACAATGGCGTATATAAATGGAGAACTGAAACATTGTAAATCCATCTTTCAGCAAGTTTTGACGAAAGAGTGAAGCTACTTTTCGTTCTTTCTTTGTATCTGTGGGTAAATCAAAAAATACCATTAACCACATACTTCTATATTGACTAAATCTATAAGTTTCCACTAATAGGCTTTATAATTCAGGATAAACCATTCTTCTTTGCTCTCCACTAAAGCACTTATAAAGAGAAGAGGTTGTCTGTTGTGTAGCTATCATCAATGGGCTTTTCTTGTTTCCAATCGTTGTATCGAGCACAGGAATAGCAAGGAGTTTCATCTTGATTTCTTTTGTAAGCTCACTGTAATCGGTTGTTGATGCCATTACATCTAACACCAATCCATCGACATAAGGACGGTAAGGTTCCATAATATCGTCGGCAAGGCAATAAGCATTGTATCTGTTGTGGTGGTGAATACCCAATGTAGGGAGCAATCCGCTAGCGACTAAAGAGCGTGCTACCACGGCGCGTAATATGGCGTATCCATAGTTCAATAGGTTGTTGGGTGGCTCGCCTTCGCGTCCTCTTATGAAGTCAGGAATATCAGAAAAGAGATTTTTCCAATAATAAGCTGCTGCACGAGCTTCAAGATTTTCGGGGTCGCCACTCCTAACCTTGTCTGCCCAGGCGTACATACAGCCTACATCAGTGTTGGTGTATATGCTTAGAAGTTTTGCTTGATTGCTTATTTTCTGCTTAATAGTTTGCTGCCATAATTGTTTTTTAAGTGGTAGCGATGCTTCTATTTGAGTGCGGAAACGTTCGCTTTGTGTTGTGTTACCACATAAAGGCAGTAAAAGTCCGATGGGCATATTCTTGCTGTCGCAGGTAATCACCGCACAGTTATTTTCTATCAGGGCTTCTAATGCAGACGATGTAATGGTTATCCGCTTATTATCAAGCAGTACAACTCCAATATCTTCTATTGGAATTGTACGATCGGTTTGCTTTTTAAAGCTGTCAGGCAATTCGTTGCAAGTTTCTACTTCGGGTAAACGAATTGCTAACTGTGCATTGTGCAAACTTAAATAGGCTGGATTGCTAAAACATAATGTTTTCTTTATCATAAGCCATCTATATTAATCGTATTCGCCTATTGCAACTATCTTACCAATGGAATTGACACGTACCTTGACAATACCTTTAAAATGCGGTAAAGATTTTAATTGTTTGTATGCAATTCCTTTAAGATTAGCGATTCTTTCTACTGTCGTTTCTAAATGGTGTCTAAAAATATAATCTCGGGCAATAGTTCCATTATAGTCAATCCTTGATATTGTTTGAACTCTATATAAGTTTGGACTTATAATGCCATAGTTACCTTCGTCCGTCAAATCCACTTCAGAAGGGATAAACCCTGTTGCTTCATTAGGGAACACGAAGTATTCGTTTTGCTTCATAGTGAATAGGAAACGCCAACCTTTATCGCGGTTGTAGTCTTTATCTATGATGGGAACACCTTGCGATTTACGTTCGGCAGCTTCAAAAAACGATACCGCATTGTCTTGCAAGTTGCCATTTTCATCGTAATAAAACGCAATATGGTGGTTGTTACTTGTTTGAACATAATTGCCTAATACAGGTTTTCCATCTTTTCCAGTAATAGGTTTGCCCGCTTGATTCTTTAGTGTATGCAGAGGAATGGCACTTAAAACGCCTTCAATGCTGACACGTTTTAAAGCTATCTTCTTTGTTTGGTCAAGATAAATAGGGTTCTCCTCCAAGTTGCTGAAAGCTTTCTTCGCATCTCCATTAAATTCTTCTAAGCGGGCTTTCAGAATATTTCTTATGCCTTTATCAATTACTTTATCGACTTTAAGGTCTGGTGTGATTGGCTTGCGGATAGGGTGGTAGTTTTCCCATTCTACAGTTTTAACCAATGCAGGGACCACTTTTGTTCGTTCAACATTCAGATAAATCGGATTTTTATCTAATGTATTCTTTCCTGTAAACGCCTTTTTAGCGTTTCCGCTGTATTCGTTGAGACGTTTAAGCAATGCTTCACGAATGGCAGGACTACTCACTTTGTTTATCGTAGCTTCGTCTAACGCGGCCCCAACCTTCACCATTTTTATTATAGGGCGCATCTTTGTGCCGTAGATAGTTTCGTTGTGTAGTGGTCCACGCGGTGTAAGTTGAATCTTTTTTATTATTCCGTGCTTTGTTTTTATCTTGTTTACATTCTGCGTCATCACCTTGTTTTTCGCCTTAATTGAAACTAAAATTGCGCTAAGATGACGTTTTGCTTCTGCACGAAATTCATTGACAGGGATAGGAGCATTGAAACGGAGCTTGCCTTCTTCGTAATGCAACTCTTTATTTTCTATTGCATAAATGCTGTCGCCTTTATTGCTTCGTGCGTTAAGGTTGTTCAGATACTGAATGAAGGAAGGCTTTGTAAAGGCTATTGCCAGTGCGTCCATTGCGTGGTGGCGGTGGTCGTTGCGCTTTGTCCAGTCTTTTATGCGTTTGATTTTCCTTCCATCTCTGTCTTCAACTATTTCGGTCAAGCCTAATTTCTCGTACTTCTCAAAGTTCAGTTCTTTCATAACGTCTACCAACTGCCAATCTTCACGTAGGCGATTGGTTATTTCTCCTGTTGTTGGTGTAACGGTTCTTACCAATTCACCCAAGATTTCGCACGCTTTTCTTGCTATGTATTGTGTATTGCGAAGGTCGCGTTCGATAAAGCCTGAAGGAATATCAGCTTCAGTCATCAATAACTTATTGTATTTTGCTTCATTTATGACACTATCTTTTAAAAGTATATTGAGTCTCTCTTTATATATCTTGGCACCTTCCTCGCCATACTTTTCTTTAATGAAGTCGAAAGCTGTTTTACTGCTTTTGGCAAGATTTATATCGCGTGCTTCAAGTGTTTTGTTTGAGAAAGAATCGTCAAACAAGCGTGCTTTCGGAATGATATGCTCAATATCAAAGTCTTTAGAAAAGAGTTTGTCTTTAGGAATGTACGTATCTGAATACAGTGTCTTAAAACCATTCGGCTTAAGTTCTTCATACAGTTTATATTTTATAATGTCGTTTCTACTGATGTATGAAAGTGCAAATTCCTTTTCGAGAATTTCACGAATACGTTGGTTTTCAGCATTACCTTGACTGATTGCGCGTGTGCGGCTCTCTCGTTCGATAGCACTGCTCTTTAGTTCGCGCGCCATTTCTATTCTTATTTCGTCGGGCTTTCCGTATTCGTCAATGATTGCGTTGATAACATTAATCATCTGATTCAGGATTTTCTCAACGACAGGATTGCGCAAACTGTTCTTTGGCAACAGTTCCAACCTTTCCTTATACACCTTCTTGTCTAACTCTTCTTTCGTGAGCGAGTGGCGCGAATGATTATAACCTGCGTATGCACACGCTTGGCTGTAATCGTTTCCTGCTTGAAGATAAGGCAATATTTTGCGCATTGCTTTCACGCTGAGATTGCCATAATCCTCTTCAAAAACAACATCACAAAGCACAGTAGCATATTCTTCAGGGAAGCCAAAGGTTGTTTCCAACTTTCTTAGCAATGATTCGTTGCCTGTTCGAGAATTATCGCTTTCGTAAGAATACAACAAATGCCAAAGCTGATACATAGGTTGTTTTTCCAACTCGTGCTTTTCTAACGATGGGTCAAAATCGAGAATTTCGGTGCTGAAACCTAAGTTCTTGAAAATGGTGGAAACGTAATGGCGAATCTCGGAAGCCTTTATCTTTTTGAAATCGCATTCTTCGTGTCCCGTCAGCGTTATGATACGATTGTAGCAATCGAAGAGAATGGCTTGCGTGCGGTTCCCTTCCAATTCCTTATAGTTCAAGTCCCATTGCTTGCCTTTCTTGTTCAGTATTTTCAGAGTCTCAGTCTTGCTTAGTTTCGCTTTAATGCTTAGCTCTTCATACAGTAAGTTTCTTTCGTCTTCATCGAGCGGACGCTTTTCGTTCGTATCGTTATCAATGAGCAGAACATTGTTTAAGTTTTGCCAAATTCTAAATTCTTGGAATACAGGCGATGACTTTGGGGCAACTTTCGGACCTATTGTTATTTCCTTTTCCTTGCCATCTATTGTCGCTTTTACTTTGCGTTGTTCAAGTTCGCAAACAGAAATAAGACTTTTCTTACTCTTCAATGGGCGTTGATAAAAAATGATAATATCTCTTATTTCCTGCTTCAGCTCTGGCGCTAGCTGCTTGTGGAAAGCGGCTTGCGTTTCCCAAATCTTCTCAAATTCGTCTAAATAGTCTTGGCGATAGAAAGGTTTGTTCTTTATGCTGATATGCGGATTTTCTTCTAACGAAGCCCAGAGATATTGTCCAACCGTCTGTTTGTTGAAATAAAGTTCCTTGCTTCTGTCGCTGATAGCACCGAGCAGTCCGCTTGTATTGGCTATTTGTCCTTTTAAATCGCTGATAACAAAGGCTAAAACCTCTTTATCAACTTGTTGCTTTAACGCCTCAACCCTCCATTTCAAAGGCTGCAATTTTCTGTCCAAACCTTTTAAGTCGGCAGAATAAATGCCATATTTGGCAAGGAAAATCTTGCTTGTATTGGTTTTTGTTTTGCCTTCTAACTGTTGTTTAAATTCGTCTGTGAGTATTTCGGGATAATACCTTTTCTGCTCGTCCCATATTCTTTCCAACTCTGCATTTAGGTCGGAACGATAGTAACCTTGCGTAAACTTCTTGCCTTTATTAAGCAACTGAAGCGAATATTCTGCAGGAGTAAGGTGCTCTTCGTAGAGTTTTTTGGCGATGGTCATACCATCGAAAAG
This window encodes:
- the cas9 gene encoding type II CRISPR RNA-guided endonuclease Cas9 (Cas9, originally named Csn1, is the large, multifunctional signature protein of type II CRISPR/Cas systems. It is well known even to general audiences because its RNA-guided endonuclease activity has made it a popular tool for custom editing of eukaryotic genomes.) is translated as MKRILGLDLGTTSIGWALVNEAENNNEASSIVRLGVRVNPLTVDEKSNFEKGKAITTNADRQLRHGARINLQRYKLRRQNLHDCLQKQGWLGTEAMYEEGKASTFETYKLRAKAAEEEISLHEFARVLFMLNKKRGYKSNRKANNKEDGQLFDGMTIAKKLYEEHLTPAEYSLQLLNKGKKFTQGYYRSDLNAELERIWDEQKRYYPEILTDEFKQQLEGKTKTNTSKIFLAKYGIYSADLKGLDRKLQPLKWRVEALKQQVDKEVLAFVISDLKGQIANTSGLLGAISDRSKELYFNKQTVGQYLWASLEENPHISIKNKPFYRQDYLDEFEKIWETQAAFHKQLAPELKQEIRDIIIFYQRPLKSKKSLISVCELEQRKVKATIDGKEKEITIGPKVAPKSSPVFQEFRIWQNLNNVLLIDNDTNEKRPLDEDERNLLYEELSIKAKLSKTETLKILNKKGKQWDLNYKELEGNRTQAILFDCYNRIITLTGHEECDFKKIKASEIRHYVSTIFKNLGFSTEILDFDPSLEKHELEKQPMYQLWHLLYSYESDNSRTGNESLLRKLETTFGFPEEYATVLCDVVFEEDYGNLSVKAMRKILPYLQAGNDYSQACAYAGYNHSRHSLTKEELDKKVYKERLELLPKNSLRNPVVEKILNQMINVINAIIDEYGKPDEIRIEMARELKSSAIERESRTRAISQGNAENQRIREILEKEFALSYISRNDIIKYKLYEELKPNGFKTLYSDTYIPKDKLFSKDFDIEHIIPKARLFDDSFSNKTLEARDINLAKSSKTAFDFIKEKYGEEGAKIYKERLNILLKDSVINEAKYNKLLMTEADIPSGFIERDLRNTQYIARKACEILGELVRTVTPTTGEITNRLREDWQLVDVMKELNFEKYEKLGLTEIVEDRDGRKIKRIKDWTKRNDHRHHAMDALAIAFTKPSFIQYLNNLNARSNKGDSIYAIENKELHYEEGKLRFNAPIPVNEFRAEAKRHLSAILVSIKAKNKVMTQNVNKIKTKHGIIKKIQLTPRGPLHNETIYGTKMRPIIKMVKVGAALDEATINKVSSPAIREALLKRLNEYSGNAKKAFTGKNTLDKNPIYLNVERTKVVPALVKTVEWENYHPIRKPITPDLKVDKVIDKGIRNILKARLEEFNGDAKKAFSNLEENPIYLDQTKKIALKRVSIEGVLSAIPLHTLKNQAGKPITGKDGKPVLGNYVQTSNNHHIAFYYDENGNLQDNAVSFFEAAERKSQGVPIIDKDYNRDKGWRFLFTMKQNEYFVFPNEATGFIPSEVDLTDEGNYGIISPNLYRVQTISRIDYNGTIARDYIFRHHLETTVERIANLKGIAYKQLKSLPHFKGIVKVRVNSIGKIVAIGEYD
- the cas2 gene encoding CRISPR-associated endonuclease Cas2, with the protein product MVFFDLPTDTKKERKVASLFRQNLLKDGFTMFQFSIYIRHCGSKENMEVHIKRVSTFIPAYGKVGIMGITDKQFEEIKLFYGKKPQKPNAPGAQLELF
- the cas1 gene encoding type II CRISPR-associated endonuclease Cas1, with the translated sequence MIKKTLCFSNPAYLSLHNAQLAIRLPEVETCNELPDSFKKQTDRTIPIEDIGVVLLDNKRITITSSALEALIENNCAVITCDSKNMPIGLLLPLCGNTTQSERFRTQIEASLPLKKQLWQQTIKQKISNQAKLLSIYTNTDVGCMYAWADKVRSGDPENLEARAAAYYWKNLFSDIPDFIRGREGEPPNNLLNYGYAILRAVVARSLVASGLLPTLGIHHHNRYNAYCLADDIMEPYRPYVDGLVLDVMASTTDYSELTKEIKMKLLAIPVLDTTIGNKKSPLMIATQQTTSSLYKCFSGEQRRMVYPEL